The following coding sequences lie in one Rutidosis leptorrhynchoides isolate AG116_Rl617_1_P2 chromosome 6, CSIRO_AGI_Rlap_v1, whole genome shotgun sequence genomic window:
- the LOC139852693 gene encoding AP-3 complex subunit mu — MLQCIFLLSDSGEVMLEKQLTGHRVDRSICAWFWDQSIYQPHSLKILPVIASPTHYIFHIVREGITFLACTQVEMPPLMGIEFLCRVADVLSDYLGGLNEDVIKDNFVIVYELLDEMIDNGFPLTTEPNILRDMIAPPNIVSKMLSVVTGNSSNVSDTLPGATSSCVPWRTTQLKHANNDVYINLVEEMDTIINSDGVLVKCEVFGIVEVNSHLSGIPDLSLSFANPSILNDVQFHPCVRFRPWESEQILSFVPPDGLFKLMSYRVKKLRNAPIYVKPQLSSESGTCRLTVMVRVQNDPGKPIDSVVVQFQLPPCVSSANLNANRGTVNFLADKTCNWSIGRIPKDTAPQMSGTLMLEEGLEQLHVKPTFQVAFKIMGVALSGLKINKLDLKNLPTPAHKGFRAQTEAGQYEVRS, encoded by the exons ATGTTGCAGTGTATTTTTCTCCTTTCCGATTCCGG AGAGGTGATGTTAGAGAAACAGCTGACTGGACATCGTGTTGATCGATCAATCTGTGCTTGGTTTTGGGATCAATCCATTTATCAACCTCACTCCCTTAAG atattgcCGGTTATTGCGTCACCAACACATTACATTTTCCATATTGTACGAGAAGGGATTACATTTTTAGCCTGCACTCAAGTTGAAATGCCACCTTTGATGGGAATTGAG TTTCTTTGCAGAGTTGCTGATGTACTCTCAGACTATCTTGGAGGTTTAAATGAAGACGTTATTAAGGACAATTTTGTTATCGTATATGAG CTATTGGACGAAATGATAGACAACGGATTTCCTCTAACTACAGAGCCTAACATACTAAGAGATATGATAGCTCCTCCAAACATTGTTAGCAAAATGTTGAGTGTTGTCACCGGTAACAGTTCAAACGTGAGTGACACCCTTCCAGGTGCCACGTCATCATGTGTACCATGGAGGACGACACAATTGAAACATGCAAACAATGATGTGTATATCAATCTTGTTGAGGAGATGGATACAATTATAAACAG TGACGGGGTATTAGTGAAGTGTGAAGTATTTGGTATTGTGGAAGTGAACTCTCACCTTTCAGGCATACCAGATTTGTCACTTTCCTTTGCAAACCCTTCAATTTTGAATGATGTGCAGTTTCACCCCTGTGTTCGATTTCGACCTTGGGAATCAGAACAAATACTCTCCTTTGTGCCTCCAGATGGTCTGTTTAAGCTCATGAGCTACAG GGTGAAGAAATTAAGGAATGCTCCTATATATGTAAAACCTCAGTTGAGTTCAGAGTCTGGAACATGTCGGCTTACTGTTATGGTTCGGGTCCAAAACGATCCTGGGAAACCTATTGATTCGGTAGTGGTACAATTTCAACTCCCGCCTTGTGTATCATCTGCGAATCTCAATGCAAACCGTGGAACAGTAAATTTCCTTGCTGATAAG ACATGTAACTGGTCTATCGGACGGATTCCAAAAGACACAGCCCCACAAATGTCAGGAACGTTGATGCTTGAAGAAGGTTTAGAACAGCTCCATGTAAAACCTACCTTTCAAGTAGCCTTCAAAATAATGGGTGTTGCATTATCTGGGTTAAAAATAAACAAGCTGGACCTTAAGAATCTACCTACTCCTGCTCACAAGGGGTTTCGAGCTCAGACGGAAGCAGGTCAATACGAAGTTAGATCTTAG
- the LOC139852500 gene encoding phosphoethanolamine N-methyltransferase 1-like, whose protein sequence is MAAVVNGEEREIQKNYWVEHSVDLTVEAMMLDSMASDLDKEERPEVLSLLPSYEGKTVLELGAGIGRFTGELAKKAGKVIALDFIENVVKKNESINGHFENVKFMCADVTSPELNFPSESLDLIFSNWLLMYLSDNEVEYVAERLLKWVKVGGYIFFRESCFHQSGDHKRKHNPTHYREPRFYTKVFKECHTSDASGKSYELSLIGSKCIGAYVRSKKNQNQICWIWQKVENSEGDRGFQQFLDNVQYKSTGILRYERIFGRGFVSTGGIDTTKEFVAMLDLKPGQKVLDVGCGIGGGDFYMAEKFDVDVVGIDLSVNMISFALERAIGLKCSVEFEVADCTKKSYPDNTFDVIYSRDTILHIQDKPALFRTFYKWLKPGGKVLISDYCRKSGKPSQDFAEYIKQRGYDLHDVETYGQMLRDAGFGEVTAEDRTEQFKEVLTRELERVEKEKEEFIQDFTEEDYNDIVGGWKSKLVRVGQGEQKWGLFFAKKK, encoded by the exons ATGGCTGCTGTTGTCAATG GTGAAGAACGTGAGATTCAAAAGAACTACTGGGTGGAACACTCTGTTGATCTTACTGTTGAAGCAATGATGCTTGATTCAATGGCATCTGATCTTGACAAAGAAGAAAGGCCTGAG GTACTGTCTCTCCTACCATCATATGAAGGGAAAACAGTCTTGGAACTAGGAGCTGGTATTGGTCGTTTTACGGGTGAATTGGCCAAAAAGGCGGGCAAGGTCATAGCCCTTGATTTTATTGAAAATGTGGTTAAAAAG AATGAGAGCATCAATGGGCACTTTGAAAATGTCAAATTTATGTGTGCTGATGTTACATCGCCAGAACTAAACTTTCCATCTGAATCACTTGATTTGATCTTCTCAAACTGGTTATTGATGTATCTTTCTGATAACGAG GTTGAATATGTTGCTGAAAGACTTCTGAAATGGGTGAAGGTGGGaggatatattttcttcagagagtcATGCTTTCACCAATCTGGTGACCATAAACGAAAGCACAACCCAACACACTACCGTGAACCTAGATTCTACACCAAG GTCTTTAAAGAATGCCACACATCTGATGCATCTGGTAAATCCTACGAGTTATCTTTAATTGGATCGAAATGCATTGGAGCTTATGTACGCAGTAAGAAAAATCAAAATCAG ATATGCTGGATATGGCAAAAAGTGGAAAATTCAGAGGGTGATAGGGGCTTCCAGCAGTTCTTGGATAATGTACAGTATAAAAGCACCGGCATATTACGTTATGAACGAATATTCGGACGGGGTTTTGTGAGCACAGGAGGAATAG ACACCACAAAAGAATTTGTTGCAATGTTGGATCTGAAACCGGGCCAGAAAGTTTTAGATGTTGGATGCGGTATTGGTGGAGGCGACTTTTATATGGCTGAGAAATTTGATGTTGATGTTGTTGGGATTGATCTTTCTGTAAATATGATCTCGTTTGCTCTTGAACGAGCTATCGGTCTCAAATGTTCAGTTGAATTTGAGGTTGCTGACTGCACTAAGAAATCGTATCCAGATAATACATTCGATGTCATCTACAGCCGTGACACCAtcctccatattcaa GACAAACCTGCATTGTTCCGAACCTTCTACAAGTGGTTGAAACCGGGGGGTAAAGTTCTCATAAGTGATTACTGCCGAAAATCTGGAAAACCATCTCAAGATTTTGCAGAATACATCAAGCAAAGAGGATACGATCTTCACGATGTCGAAACTTATGGCCAG ATGCTTAGAGATGCTGGCTTTGGAGAGGTGACAGCAGAGGATCGTACAGAACAG TTTAAGGAAGTCCTTACAAGGGAACTCGAAAGGGTCGAGAAGGAAAAGGAAGAATTTATTCAAGACTTTACTGAA GAAGACTACAATGATATTGTTGGCGGTTGGAAGTCGAAGCTGGTGAGGGTTGGTCAAGGAGAGCAGAAATGGGGT